The Sinorhizobium fredii USDA 257 region AGTTCCAGGGCTCCGGCATGGTCGACAGCCTGGCGCTCGGCGGCACCGTCGCCGTCGAGTGGTACAGGCTCGACCGCAAGACCTGGGTTTCGCTCAAGAGCTGGGGAGGCATGCGATGAACGCGCTCGTCACCGAACGGGCGCGGATCGTCGCAAAGCCCGATCCCGGCCCCTGCCCGGACATCGAGACGAAGCGGCTCAGACTGCGGCCGCACCGCCTCTCCGACGCGGCACCGATCGCCGAATCGCTCGGCGATTTCCGGGTGGCGCGCATGCTGGCGCGGGTGCCGGCGCCCTATCACCAGCAGGACGCGCTCGACTGGCTGAACCGCCAGGCGGCGAACGTGCTGCCCGACTGGACGTTCGCCGTCACGTCCGGCGACGACGTCCATATCGGCTGCGTCGGCATCGAACTGAGACACGGCGAATGGCATGTCGGCTACTGGCTGAACCGCTTCTATTGGGGCAAGGGCCTAGCGAGCGAGGCGGTCTATGCCGCGGTCGACCGGTTCCTGCGGCGGATGCCGGAGGCGGTGCTGCATTCGGGGGTCTTCGCCGAC contains the following coding sequences:
- a CDS encoding GNAT family N-acetyltransferase encodes the protein MNALVTERARIVAKPDPGPCPDIETKRLRLRPHRLSDAAPIAESLGDFRVARMLARVPAPYHQQDALDWLNRQAANVLPDWTFAVTSGDDVHIGCVGIELRHGEWHVGYWLNRFYWGKGLASEAVYAAVDRFLRRMPEAVLHSGVFADNPASLKVQEKLGFKITGCSQIYALARNTMVAHIETRLSAEDLRRPA